A single window of Microbispora hainanensis DNA harbors:
- a CDS encoding IS256 family transposase: MEDTAVARKEHEASDRELVARLVGQARAEGLELVGENGLLGRLTKLVLESALEGELTDHLGYDKHDPAGRGSGNSRNGTRTKTVITDVGPVEIDVPRDRDASFEPKIVRKRQRRLPGVDEMVISLAAKGLTTGEISAHLAEVYGAEVSKQTISTITDAVIEGMAEWQNRPLDPVYPVVFIDAIHVKIRDGQVANRPIYVALAVTADGERDILGLWAGDGGEGAKFWLHVLTEIKNRGVADVLMMVCDGLKGLPQAIEQVWPQTVVQTCVVHLLRASFRYAARQHWDAIAKALRPVYTAPTEAAALERFAEFAEVWGGKYPAIVKLWQDAWAEFVPFLSFDVEIRRVICSTNAIESVNARIRRAVKARGHFPNEQAALKCVYMAIMSLDPTGKGRKRWMNRWKAALNAFEITFEGRLSATRR; this comes from the coding sequence CTGGAGGACACCGCGGTGGCGCGGAAAGAGCATGAGGCGTCGGATCGTGAGCTGGTGGCCCGCCTGGTCGGCCAGGCCCGCGCCGAGGGGCTGGAGCTGGTCGGGGAGAACGGGCTGCTGGGCCGGCTGACCAAGCTGGTTTTGGAGTCGGCCCTGGAAGGCGAGCTGACCGACCACCTCGGCTACGACAAGCATGATCCGGCCGGTCGCGGCAGCGGCAACTCCCGTAACGGCACCCGGACCAAGACGGTCATCACCGACGTCGGGCCGGTCGAGATCGACGTGCCTCGGGATCGGGACGCCAGCTTCGAACCGAAGATCGTGCGCAAGCGGCAGCGGCGGCTGCCGGGTGTGGATGAGATGGTCATCTCGCTGGCCGCCAAGGGCCTGACCACCGGGGAGATCTCGGCGCACCTGGCCGAGGTCTACGGGGCGGAGGTGTCCAAGCAGACCATCTCCACGATCACCGACGCGGTGATCGAGGGCATGGCCGAGTGGCAGAACCGCCCTCTGGATCCCGTCTACCCGGTGGTGTTCATCGACGCCATCCACGTCAAGATCCGTGATGGGCAGGTGGCCAACCGGCCGATCTATGTGGCGTTGGCGGTCACCGCCGACGGTGAGCGCGACATTCTCGGGTTGTGGGCCGGCGACGGCGGTGAGGGCGCCAAGTTCTGGCTGCACGTGCTGACCGAGATCAAGAACCGGGGCGTCGCCGATGTGCTCATGATGGTCTGCGACGGCCTCAAAGGGCTGCCGCAGGCCATCGAGCAGGTCTGGCCGCAGACCGTGGTGCAGACCTGCGTGGTGCACCTGCTGCGCGCTTCCTTCCGCTACGCCGCACGCCAGCACTGGGACGCCATCGCCAAGGCGCTGCGGCCGGTCTACACCGCCCCGACCGAGGCCGCCGCGCTCGAGCGGTTCGCCGAGTTCGCCGAGGTCTGGGGCGGCAAGTACCCGGCGATCGTGAAGTTGTGGCAGGACGCCTGGGCGGAGTTCGTGCCGTTCCTGTCCTTTGATGTGGAGATCCGCCGGGTGATCTGCTCGACGAACGCGATCGAGTCGGTCAACGCCCGGATCCGCCGGGCGGTCAAGGCCCGCGGCCACTTCCCCAACGAGCAGGCCGCGCTCAAGTGCGTCTACATGGCCATCATGAGCCTGGACCCGACGGGCAAGGGCCGCAAACGCTGGATGAACCGGTGGAAGGCCGCCCTGAACGCCTTCGAGATCACCTTCGAAGGCCGACTGTCAGCAACCCGCCGCTAG